In Gossypium raimondii isolate GPD5lz chromosome 12, ASM2569854v1, whole genome shotgun sequence, a single window of DNA contains:
- the LOC105762943 gene encoding SKP1-like protein 1A: MGSTSKKIKLRTSDGEILKVEEAVALQSPTIKNLYENSCPGRVIPVPGVTGNILSKVLDYGKKHVDAATGKENISADELKAWDDDFVKVDQKTLFDLILAARSLNIECLLDLTCRTVANMIKGKTVEEIRTTFNIKNDLDP; this comes from the exons ATGGGATCAACATCGAAGAAGATAAAGTTGAGGACCTCCGACGGGGAGATTTTAAAGGTGGAGGAAGCGGTTGCACTCCAGTCTCCGACGATTAAAAACTTGTACGAAAATAGTTGCCCCGGCAGAGTCATCCCTGTCCCTGGCGTCACCGGAAACATCTTATCCAAGGTTCTCGACTACGGCAAGAAGCACGTAGATGCCGCCACTGGTAAGGAAAACATCTCCGCTGACGAACTCAAGGCATGGGATGATGATTTTGTCAAGGTTGATCAAAAAACCCTCTTCGACCTCATTCTG GCGGCCCGCTCTTTGAATATAGAGTGCTTGTTGGACTTGACATGCCGAACTGTTGCCAACATGATAAAGGGGAAGACAGTCGAGGAGATTCGCACTACCTTCAACATCAAGAACGATTTAGACCCCTGA